Proteins encoded together in one bacterium window:
- a CDS encoding DNA adenine methylase, producing MIFYSPLRYPGGKNKLAKFIARICERNSINGHYIEPYAGGASVALYLLLEGYVSEITINDKDRAIYAFWYSVVHQPEELIKLIRMTRVNISTWKKQRAILKNKEREPLLRLGFATFFLNRTNVSGILNGGPIGNINQTGFYKLNCRFNKKVLIERIRRIANHKNRIHVECMDAIGLVKKIQKEAKSSNSIFYFDPPYYLKGESLYMNHYEKDDHIAVGEVIKNIKSVQWIVSYDDHPEIRKIYSNFRQKTHELIHSAHGPRIGKEIIFFSHKLLIPRKIYT from the coding sequence ATGATTTTTTATTCACCCCTTCGATATCCTGGTGGCAAAAATAAGCTTGCGAAGTTCATCGCTAGGATTTGCGAGCGCAATAGTATCAATGGTCATTACATTGAGCCGTATGCTGGCGGGGCGTCTGTCGCGCTCTATCTTTTGTTAGAAGGTTATGTATCCGAAATAACTATCAATGACAAAGACCGAGCAATTTATGCCTTCTGGTATTCGGTAGTGCATCAACCCGAAGAGTTAATAAAATTGATACGGATGACGAGAGTAAATATTTCTACTTGGAAGAAGCAGCGGGCAATTCTCAAAAACAAAGAACGGGAGCCATTGCTGCGTTTGGGGTTCGCTACCTTTTTCTTGAATAGAACAAATGTTTCAGGAATTCTCAATGGAGGCCCTATCGGGAATATAAATCAAACCGGATTTTATAAACTCAATTGCCGTTTTAATAAGAAAGTTTTAATTGAGCGTATTAGAAGAATTGCCAATCATAAAAACCGAATCCATGTTGAATGTATGGATGCGATTGGTTTGGTGAAGAAAATTCAGAAAGAGGCAAAAAGTAGCAATTCAATATTCTATTTTGACCCGCCTTATTACCTAAAAGGCGAATCTCTTTACATGAATCACTATGAAAAAGATGACCATATCGCTGTCGGAGAAGTCATAAAAAATATCAAAAGTGTGCAGTGGATTGTTTCATACGACGACCACCCGGAGATTAGAAAAATCTATTCTAACTTTCGCCAGAAAACCCACGAGCTTATACATTCAGCCCATGGCCCGCGCATTGGAAAAGAAATTATTTTCTTTAGTCACAAGCTTTTGATTCCGCGAAAAATCTATACATAA
- a CDS encoding TspO/MBR family protein, which translates to MKLNNLFKLVIAIGISEMAGIIGSVFTISAVPNWYAGLVKPALNPPAWVFGPVWTTLYALMGVSLFLVWKQHSNILENVRMLRMWKIGIAAFFVQLSLNAVWSIIFFGLQNPGWALIDIAFLWLAIVWTITVFYKISKPAAYLLLPYLLWVSFASYLNYSIWMLN; encoded by the coding sequence ATGAAGCTCAATAATTTATTCAAATTGGTTATTGCGATTGGTATTTCGGAAATGGCCGGTATAATCGGTTCGGTTTTTACTATTTCCGCGGTTCCGAATTGGTATGCCGGACTGGTAAAGCCGGCGCTTAATCCTCCTGCTTGGGTATTCGGGCCCGTGTGGACAACGCTTTACGCGCTGATGGGCGTTTCACTTTTTCTTGTCTGGAAGCAACATTCCAACATTCTTGAGAATGTGAGAATGTTACGGATGTGGAAAATTGGTATCGCAGCGTTTTTTGTTCAGCTTTCCTTGAATGCTGTTTGGTCAATTATTTTCTTTGGCCTGCAAAATCCCGGCTGGGCATTGATTGATATCGCTTTTCTCTGGCTCGCAATTGTTTGGACAATCACAGTATTCTACAAAATCTCAAAGCCAGCGGCGTATTTGCTTCTGCCGTATCTTCTTTGGGTTAGCTTCGCCTCGTATCTGAATTACTCAATCTGGATGCTTAACTGA
- a CDS encoding type I restriction endonuclease subunit R: MNEFSEDKLIEQTAIKLFADLWDAENFANAYSGETDTEFGRENPGEVVLMNYLKIALVKLNPNVSTEALNLAIDEIIKDRSAMSMVNANHEIWQLIRDGVKVETENEKGERQTETVKIIDFENPKENHFMLVSQLWITGELHTRRPDLIGFVNGIPLVLIELKASHKNLRNAYQENIRDYKDTIPQLFWYNAFIIISNGIESKVGTITSAYEHFNEWKKIKDEKEIGKVGLETVIKGTCEPARLLDIVENFILFDDSRGERAKAIARYFQFFGVNRAFEEVKNRDKNKGRLGVFWHTQGSGKSYSMVFLSQKVFRKLTGNFTFVVVTDRKELDRQIYKTFSACGAVYENEVHADSVEHLQQLLGEDHRHVFTLIHKFAEPKELSNRNDVIVMADEAHRTQYDRMAANMRIALPKAAFIGFTGTPLMAGGEEKTREAFGDYVSTYNFAQSVEDGATVPLYYENRVPKLENVNPDIQKDLERVMNFYDLAQEEEEKLEQEFSTFYHLITREDRLNKVAEDIVTHFTARGYNGKAMVVSIDKKTAVRMHAKVKEQMQRHLAKLNIALSKATDEHEKEKVRQTIEQYEGIDMAVVVSQSQNEIADMEEFEIDMRPLRARIQNEDLETKFKDPDSNLRIVFVCAMWITGFDVLNLSTLYLDKPLKNHTLMQTIARANRVYPGKTNGLIVDYIGVFKNIQRALAIYATPESGASIDDIIKEKEELVELLVSTAKQTREFLKKLELDVDDLLKAKDAEKIRLVDVFTNRILQDEQTKKGFLDLASDAYQLYKSVLPEPKAEDYYHEVTAYKVIASRIKEVIEEEADVSRVKKDLEDLLDRSIKAGEFVIKEPKLKDLSHIDFEALRKFFDDTENKNIAAESLSAELEEKIKDMARKNKIRKHFLDRLNSLIHEYNSGSRDLDAFFEELLVLAKELSEEDARAIKENLSEEELAIFDLLVKEKLNPDETDRVKKVAHELLVKLKTEKFVLDWKRKEETRADVKITIRDMLYDNLPEPAYSEKDCEDRTQKVYFHIYDNYVDAQINVYA; encoded by the coding sequence ATGAATGAATTTTCTGAAGACAAATTAATTGAACAAACAGCGATTAAGTTATTCGCTGATTTATGGGATGCCGAGAATTTTGCCAATGCATATTCCGGAGAAACGGATACGGAATTCGGGCGGGAAAATCCGGGAGAGGTGGTGCTGATGAATTATCTCAAAATTGCTTTAGTGAAGCTCAATCCTAATGTATCTACAGAAGCGTTGAATCTTGCGATTGATGAAATAATAAAGGATCGCTCGGCGATGAGCATGGTGAATGCGAATCATGAAATTTGGCAGCTTATTCGGGACGGCGTAAAAGTTGAGACAGAAAACGAAAAAGGCGAACGGCAAACCGAGACCGTAAAAATTATTGATTTTGAAAATCCGAAGGAAAATCACTTTATGCTTGTATCCCAGCTTTGGATTACCGGCGAACTGCACACGCGCCGACCGGATTTGATTGGCTTTGTGAACGGCATACCGCTTGTGCTGATTGAACTGAAGGCATCGCATAAAAATTTACGCAATGCCTACCAAGAAAATATTCGCGACTACAAAGACACGATCCCCCAGCTCTTTTGGTATAACGCCTTCATCATTATTTCCAATGGCATTGAAAGCAAAGTTGGCACGATTACCAGCGCGTATGAACATTTCAACGAATGGAAGAAAATAAAAGACGAAAAAGAAATCGGAAAAGTAGGTTTGGAAACGGTTATCAAAGGCACTTGCGAGCCAGCGCGGCTTTTGGATATTGTTGAGAACTTTATTCTTTTTGACGACTCGCGCGGAGAACGCGCTAAAGCGATTGCCAGATACTTTCAATTTTTTGGAGTAAATCGCGCATTTGAAGAAGTTAAGAATCGGGACAAAAACAAAGGACGCCTTGGTGTGTTTTGGCACACGCAAGGGTCTGGCAAATCCTATTCAATGGTTTTCTTGTCTCAAAAAGTATTTCGTAAACTGACCGGCAACTTCACCTTTGTCGTAGTTACGGACCGCAAAGAGCTTGATAGGCAGATATACAAAACCTTTTCCGCTTGCGGCGCTGTCTATGAAAACGAAGTCCATGCCGATTCCGTAGAGCATCTTCAGCAGCTACTTGGGGAGGATCACCGCCATGTTTTTACGCTTATTCATAAGTTCGCCGAACCAAAAGAACTATCCAATAGAAACGATGTAATTGTCATGGCTGATGAGGCGCATCGCACGCAGTATGACCGCATGGCGGCGAATATGCGTATTGCGTTGCCCAAAGCGGCGTTTATCGGATTTACCGGCACGCCTTTGATGGCGGGTGGAGAAGAGAAAACCAGAGAAGCCTTCGGGGATTATGTTTCCACTTACAATTTCGCCCAATCGGTTGAGGATGGTGCTACGGTGCCACTTTACTATGAGAACCGCGTTCCAAAACTTGAAAATGTAAATCCGGATATTCAGAAAGATTTGGAACGGGTAATGAATTTCTATGATCTTGCGCAGGAAGAGGAAGAAAAATTGGAGCAGGAATTTTCAACTTTTTACCACCTGATCACTCGCGAAGACCGTTTGAATAAAGTCGCAGAGGATATTGTCACGCACTTCACTGCTCGAGGATATAACGGAAAGGCAATGGTTGTTTCAATTGATAAGAAAACGGCCGTCCGAATGCACGCCAAGGTCAAAGAGCAAATGCAGCGTCATTTGGCAAAGTTAAACATCGCTTTATCCAAAGCCACCGATGAACACGAAAAAGAAAAGGTTCGGCAAACCATAGAACAATATGAAGGCATTGATATGGCGGTAGTGGTAAGCCAGAGCCAGAACGAAATCGCTGATATGGAAGAATTTGAGATTGATATGCGGCCACTCCGGGCCCGGATACAGAATGAGGATTTGGAGACAAAATTTAAAGACCCCGACAGCAACTTGCGCATTGTCTTTGTCTGCGCAATGTGGATTACTGGTTTTGATGTTCTTAATCTTTCGACGCTCTATCTTGATAAGCCACTCAAAAATCACACACTGATGCAGACCATTGCCCGTGCCAATCGCGTATATCCTGGTAAAACGAATGGCCTTATCGTTGACTACATCGGCGTATTTAAGAATATTCAAAGAGCTCTCGCGATTTACGCTACTCCGGAGAGCGGCGCGTCCATTGATGACATTATCAAAGAAAAAGAAGAACTTGTGGAACTGTTGGTTTCAACCGCCAAGCAAACGAGAGAATTTTTGAAAAAGCTTGAGCTTGATGTTGACGATCTGCTGAAAGCAAAAGACGCGGAAAAGATACGCCTTGTGGATGTATTCACGAATCGTATCTTGCAGGACGAGCAAACGAAAAAGGGATTTCTTGATCTTGCGTCAGATGCCTATCAACTTTACAAGTCGGTTCTGCCCGAGCCAAAGGCGGAAGATTACTATCACGAAGTTACGGCCTATAAGGTGATTGCATCTCGTATTAAAGAGGTCATTGAGGAAGAAGCCGATGTGAGCCGGGTTAAAAAAGACCTTGAGGACTTACTTGATCGCTCCATCAAAGCGGGAGAGTTTGTAATCAAGGAGCCGAAGCTAAAAGACCTAAGTCATATTGACTTTGAAGCATTGCGGAAATTCTTTGATGATACGGAAAACAAAAACATTGCAGCAGAAAGTTTAAGTGCTGAACTTGAAGAGAAAATCAAGGATATGGCTCGGAAAAATAAAATCCGCAAACATTTCCTTGACCGTCTTAATTCACTGATTCATGAATACAATTCCGGCTCTCGCGATCTTGATGCATTTTTTGAGGAGCTTCTTGTTCTTGCTAAAGAATTGAGCGAAGAGGACGCCCGAGCGATAAAAGAGAACCTATCCGAGGAGGAGTTGGCGATTTTTGACCTTCTCGTTAAAGAGAAACTTAATCCGGACGAAACGGATCGGGTGAAAAAGGTTGCTCACGAACTATTAGTCAAGTTAAAAACAGAGAAATTTGTGCTGGATTGGAAACGGAAAGAGGAAACACGCGCCGATGTGAAAATAACGATTCGGGACATGCTCTACGACAACCTGCCCGAACCGGCCTACTCCGAAAAAGACTGCGAAGACCGAACGCAAAAAGTTTACTTCCATATTTACGACAACTATGTGGACGCACAAATAAATGTTTACGCATAA